A portion of the Leptospira mtsangambouensis genome contains these proteins:
- a CDS encoding HD domain-containing protein, with protein sequence MYTETKIWSRSLGNQGDSFDPYRERLRATYSKFRERVGNLIQHIPSDTLGLTVHDLTHLDALWEMADILTDDSFILNPAEAFVFGGAILLHDSAMTICSYKGGIDEIRSSPEYSDAIAQFRANFSSKDLSRIGTTTAEAFALNETLRIKHASKAEELALQQWESQFDGDPMFLIDDTEFRDHYGRSIGRIAHSHHWNISDVPKNFIASQGAFSGFPQDWKVDLLKIALLLRCVDAMQIDDRRAPKFLASLRIIGTDSMEHWRFQNKLTQPHVDEGRIVYTSKSPFLVDEANAWNLCFDTLQMIDRELRDSNDLLLKKNLPKFTVNGVAGAGSADALAQYVEVQGWRPLPLNLKVSNVPNLARTLGGKDLYNSPLSPLRELIQNSADAVEARTLIDDEFLISDGKITIRFIESDSETMLEIDDNGIGMSEGVLTTALLDFGFSFWKSSYARTEFPGLQSEAYRFRGRYGIGFFSIFMWSSEIIVSSRRFNEGIDAARVLEFRQGIESRPILRAAASGEKSTKWTTRIRLKLDKDFFDKVIPNPSQDYNIRSRYEYRHSFFNQNWIQRLRLLCGALPINVLLEKDSRSERVSLPEWRECSNEVFANFFNDVIFKNDQKQERFIPTLTKLSELPPMGGRCFISPYNSDESKVAVYEKGIFIGFEYTKNIFGVAESKAINAARDRHSRIDLRKDKEWIECVRSKAFAVCRNIGEKIELQSLFVSFDVPDPNQPMFICNREFISLSELKRKVKNNGIFFIRLTEESENEFSWKLAENLSIITGLSVDESRVFPLVKFRGAIGLGQSIENLVNEANEPLFNFLKEICAELGPSSSIKSEYVESSGYRNDYIDIFIQ encoded by the coding sequence ATGTATACAGAAACAAAAATTTGGTCAAGGTCACTTGGAAATCAGGGTGATTCATTCGATCCTTATCGAGAGCGTCTCAGAGCAACGTATTCAAAGTTTAGAGAACGCGTTGGAAATTTAATACAACATATTCCTTCTGATACGCTAGGTTTAACGGTCCATGACCTTACGCACTTGGATGCTCTGTGGGAGATGGCAGACATATTAACAGATGATTCTTTTATTCTTAATCCTGCCGAAGCTTTTGTTTTCGGAGGGGCAATCCTATTACATGATTCCGCTATGACTATTTGTTCCTATAAAGGAGGAATTGATGAAATAAGAAGTTCTCCTGAATATTCTGACGCAATCGCCCAGTTTCGTGCAAATTTTTCAAGCAAAGATTTATCAAGAATTGGCACAACAACCGCAGAGGCATTTGCCTTAAATGAAACCTTACGAATTAAGCACGCAAGTAAAGCTGAGGAGCTTGCTTTACAACAATGGGAATCACAATTTGATGGTGATCCTATGTTTTTGATCGATGATACCGAATTTAGAGACCATTATGGAAGGTCAATCGGACGTATTGCACATAGTCATCATTGGAACATAAGCGATGTTCCGAAAAATTTTATCGCCTCTCAAGGAGCATTTTCTGGATTTCCACAAGATTGGAAAGTTGACCTTTTAAAAATAGCCTTATTACTTCGTTGCGTAGACGCTATGCAGATAGATGATAGAAGAGCGCCAAAATTTTTAGCATCTTTGAGGATTATTGGAACTGATTCAATGGAGCATTGGCGATTCCAAAACAAACTTACTCAGCCACATGTTGACGAAGGACGGATTGTATATACCTCCAAAAGTCCTTTTTTGGTTGATGAAGCAAACGCTTGGAACCTTTGTTTCGACACATTACAAATGATCGACAGAGAACTCCGCGACTCCAATGATTTACTCTTAAAAAAAAATCTTCCCAAATTTACTGTCAATGGAGTCGCGGGTGCCGGTTCTGCAGATGCACTAGCACAGTATGTTGAAGTACAGGGATGGCGTCCATTGCCGTTAAATCTAAAGGTTTCGAATGTACCTAACTTAGCGCGTACATTAGGTGGAAAGGATTTATACAACAGTCCACTTTCACCGCTTCGTGAGCTTATTCAAAACTCGGCTGATGCAGTTGAAGCAAGAACACTTATAGATGATGAATTTTTAATTTCCGATGGAAAAATTACAATAAGGTTTATTGAATCGGACTCGGAAACAATGTTGGAAATTGATGACAATGGAATAGGAATGTCAGAGGGAGTTCTTACGACAGCACTTTTAGATTTTGGTTTTTCTTTTTGGAAATCCTCATATGCACGCACTGAATTTCCTGGACTTCAAAGTGAAGCCTATCGTTTTCGTGGAAGATATGGGATTGGTTTTTTTTCTATTTTTATGTGGTCAAGCGAAATCATTGTTAGTTCGCGTAGATTCAATGAAGGTATCGATGCAGCTCGTGTGTTAGAATTTCGACAAGGGATTGAATCACGCCCAATTTTAAGAGCAGCAGCCTCTGGGGAGAAATCAACTAAGTGGACTACTCGAATCAGACTTAAATTGGACAAAGATTTTTTTGATAAAGTAATTCCGAATCCTTCCCAGGATTATAACATAAGATCCCGATATGAATATCGGCATTCATTTTTTAATCAAAACTGGATTCAAAGATTAAGGTTACTTTGCGGTGCCTTACCAATTAATGTTTTATTGGAGAAAGACTCACGTTCTGAGAGAGTTAGTCTTCCTGAATGGAGAGAGTGTTCAAATGAAGTTTTCGCAAATTTTTTTAATGATGTTATATTTAAAAATGACCAAAAACAAGAGAGATTCATTCCAACGTTAACTAAATTATCTGAATTGCCCCCAATGGGCGGTCGTTGTTTTATTTCTCCATATAACTCAGATGAATCGAAAGTTGCCGTATATGAAAAAGGAATATTTATTGGTTTTGAATATACCAAGAATATATTTGGTGTAGCTGAATCTAAAGCAATTAACGCAGCAAGAGATCGACATTCCAGAATCGATTTAAGAAAAGATAAGGAATGGATTGAATGCGTCCGCTCAAAAGCATTTGCAGTTTGTCGAAATATTGGTGAAAAAATAGAATTACAATCTTTATTTGTTTCTTTTGACGTTCCTGATCCTAATCAACCAATGTTTATTTGCAATCGCGAATTTATATCACTTTCGGAACTAAAACGTAAAGTTAAAAATAATGGGATCTTTTTTATTAGATTAACAGAAGAAAGTGAGAATGAATTTTCTTGGAAGCTAGCAGAGAATCTTTCAATTATTACAGGGCTAAGTGTGGATGAAAGTCGTGTTTTCCCACTCGTTAAATTTAGAGGAGCCATTGGATTGGGGCAAAGTATAGAAAACTTGGTAAATGAAGCAAATGAGCCGTTGTTTAATTTTTTGAAAGAAATTTGTGCAGAGTTAGGGCCTTCATCAAGTATAAAATCTGAATATGTTGAATCAAGCGGATATAGAAATGACTATATTGATATTTTTATTCAATAA
- a CDS encoding FG-GAP repeat protein — MILSFSCKRLTLNNPCDPESNDFLSTLLVSSTAEGPVPSCGFRIQTPIKLWESQAYLKASNAEPSDGFGTAVAISGDTIVVGAIGEASNETTITNGEGASSNNDNGLSGAAYVFQRTGSIWSQQAYIKASNSDPGDQFGVSVAIDGDTIAVGANLEQSNQTTITNGPTASGDNSATGAGAVYVFKRSGSTWAQEAYLKPSNAESTDQFGFPVAISGDTIVVGTYLEDSNQTTITNGPTASINNSSTSSGAIYVFRRSGSTWSQEAYIKPSNSEAQDSFGISVAISGDTIVAGANQEDSNQTTITNGGIASSNNGATSSGAAYVFQRTGSTWVEQAYLKAPNANPTDKFGEDVAISKDTIVVGAFAEASSQITITNGQTASSDNSATNAGAAYVFKRTGSTWIHEAYLKAPNAKADEYFGESLAIEGDTIVVGAGFEDSGQRIVTNGQTISIDNSAPRSGAVFVYGRKGSNWTLNAYLKAPNADPDDWFGKSIGVSGDTIVVGVSQEDSNQNTITNGPTASSDNSALSSGAAYVFIRK; from the coding sequence ATGATTCTCTCCTTCAGTTGTAAGCGATTAACATTAAATAATCCCTGCGATCCAGAATCGAATGACTTTCTCTCAACATTACTTGTATCTTCGACCGCAGAAGGTCCAGTTCCATCCTGTGGCTTCCGAATCCAGACTCCGATCAAACTTTGGGAAAGCCAAGCTTACCTCAAAGCCTCCAACGCAGAACCGAGCGATGGTTTCGGAACTGCGGTTGCCATTTCAGGAGATACGATTGTTGTTGGTGCCATAGGAGAAGCTAGCAACGAAACTACGATCACGAATGGTGAAGGTGCCAGTAGCAATAACGATAATGGTCTATCGGGAGCCGCCTATGTATTCCAAAGAACAGGTTCTATATGGTCCCAACAAGCTTATATCAAAGCTTCCAATTCAGACCCCGGCGATCAATTTGGAGTCTCAGTCGCTATTGACGGAGACACAATCGCTGTTGGTGCCAACTTGGAACAGAGCAACCAAACAACGATCACGAATGGCCCTACTGCAAGTGGGGACAACTCGGCAACTGGCGCCGGAGCAGTTTACGTATTCAAGAGGTCAGGTTCCACTTGGGCACAAGAGGCGTATCTCAAGCCATCTAACGCAGAATCAACGGATCAGTTTGGATTTCCAGTAGCGATCTCCGGAGATACGATTGTAGTTGGAACATATTTGGAGGATAGTAACCAAACAACCATTACAAATGGTCCGACTGCAAGTATAAACAATTCATCTACCAGTTCTGGGGCAATCTATGTATTTCGTAGGTCGGGTTCCACCTGGTCACAGGAAGCCTATATCAAACCGTCCAATTCAGAAGCCCAAGATTCTTTTGGAATCAGTGTAGCCATATCGGGCGATACCATTGTTGCAGGTGCCAACCAAGAAGATAGCAACCAAACAACCATTACAAACGGTGGGATCGCAAGTAGCAATAACGGAGCGACTAGTTCTGGAGCGGCATACGTATTCCAAAGGACTGGATCCACTTGGGTGGAACAGGCATACCTGAAAGCTCCCAATGCCAACCCTACCGATAAATTTGGAGAGGATGTTGCCATCTCGAAAGACACAATTGTTGTTGGCGCATTTGCCGAGGCGAGTAGTCAGATAACAATCACAAACGGGCAAACTGCGAGTTCCGATAACTCGGCAACCAATGCGGGTGCCGCTTATGTTTTTAAAAGAACAGGATCTACCTGGATCCATGAAGCGTATCTGAAAGCACCTAATGCCAAAGCAGACGAATATTTTGGTGAATCACTTGCCATCGAAGGAGATACAATTGTAGTCGGTGCGGGTTTTGAGGATAGCGGCCAACGAATTGTTACAAATGGACAAACGATCAGTATCGATAATTCTGCACCTAGGTCTGGCGCAGTATTTGTGTATGGAAGAAAAGGTTCCAATTGGACTTTGAATGCGTATCTCAAGGCTCCCAATGCAGATCCTGATGATTGGTTCGGCAAATCCATTGGAGTTTCGGGAGATACGATTGTTGTTGGAGTGAGCCAGGAAGATAGCAATCAAAATACAATTACAAATGGACCCACTGCGAGTTCCGATAACTCAGCACTCTCTTCCGGTGCCGCCTATGTCTTTATTAGAAAATAG
- a CDS encoding GyrI-like domain-containing protein, translating into MNKAKYIGITASLLILLGIVFYGYMGGFQDVVVNRESFGPTEIYYTTHKGPYKDIGASWGSFQKEWEMLGITNCDSLAIYLDAPDTEPTKLRSILGCRLEGLTPEQKKQISGKFHTFSIPKMNGISASFPFKNFLSYFLAPTKVYPKFQEILTAESSQTSVAIEVYGGSSESVDSIGFFMPVGVSREIFRSLEEAFH; encoded by the coding sequence ATGAATAAAGCAAAATACATAGGGATCACAGCGAGTCTCTTGATTCTTCTCGGGATTGTTTTTTATGGTTATATGGGTGGGTTCCAGGATGTAGTTGTGAATCGTGAATCATTTGGTCCAACAGAGATTTACTATACAACTCATAAAGGACCTTATAAAGATATCGGAGCTAGTTGGGGAAGTTTTCAAAAAGAATGGGAGATGCTAGGGATTACCAATTGCGATAGCCTTGCCATTTATTTGGATGCACCCGATACGGAACCAACCAAGTTACGATCGATTCTTGGATGTCGATTGGAAGGGCTTACTCCTGAACAAAAAAAACAAATTTCTGGAAAGTTTCACACATTCTCGATTCCTAAAATGAATGGGATCAGTGCTTCCTTTCCATTTAAGAATTTTTTATCTTATTTTTTAGCACCAACCAAAGTGTATCCTAAATTCCAAGAGATCTTAACCGCTGAATCTTCCCAAACTTCCGTCGCAATCGAAGTTTATGGTGGGTCTTCCGAGTCTGTGGATTCCATTGGATTCTTTATGCCCGTAGGTGTTAGTCGAGAAATTTTTCGCTCATTAGAAGAGGCGTTCCACTAA
- a CDS encoding DUF5692 family protein: protein MWNFNAEAGTTTIEGIGIWLLVFFTLFVFNEFARRWKWAGLFSFIVLPTFLSILWFFFMKEQTYTDWFHLAKVYSALAGCLIFWAIRHIQKTDKKGNVRWRLANVKLALFFPALILAVNIIEAVTRDFQVGKIYWNIFSGPIEGEVTGVLGGPWNYMNAIAGILNTVTITGWFGIVIRKETTSDKSRDMLWPDMLWFWIVAYDLWNFSYTYNCIPSHSWYAGLALLLAPTVCAFTIGKGAWLQHRAQTLAIWCMFAQTFPSFLDSGAYVVRSTYQPWIYNSVAGLALASNVAVFCYMVYKWIKTKRNPYAGEIYTDLSEYKSIKALAES from the coding sequence ATGTGGAATTTTAATGCAGAGGCCGGAACAACAACAATCGAAGGGATTGGAATATGGCTCCTTGTTTTTTTTACCCTTTTTGTTTTTAATGAATTTGCAAGGAGATGGAAATGGGCTGGTTTATTTAGCTTCATAGTCCTTCCAACTTTTTTGTCTATTCTTTGGTTTTTCTTTATGAAGGAACAAACCTATACGGATTGGTTTCATTTAGCAAAAGTATACTCTGCGCTTGCAGGTTGCCTTATCTTTTGGGCGATTCGCCATATTCAAAAAACTGATAAAAAAGGAAATGTACGTTGGCGATTAGCAAATGTTAAACTGGCTTTGTTTTTTCCCGCTCTTATTTTGGCGGTGAATATCATTGAGGCAGTCACGAGAGATTTTCAAGTAGGAAAGATTTATTGGAATATTTTTTCTGGACCGATTGAAGGAGAGGTAACTGGAGTTCTTGGTGGACCTTGGAATTATATGAACGCCATTGCAGGGATTCTTAACACAGTGACAATCACTGGTTGGTTTGGAATTGTCATTCGAAAAGAAACAACATCTGATAAGAGCCGGGATATGTTATGGCCTGACATGCTTTGGTTTTGGATTGTTGCGTATGATTTGTGGAATTTTTCTTACACATACAATTGTATTCCATCCCATTCTTGGTATGCAGGTTTGGCCCTTCTTTTGGCGCCAACAGTTTGTGCGTTCACAATAGGAAAAGGTGCATGGTTACAACATAGGGCACAAACGCTTGCTATTTGGTGTATGTTTGCTCAAACATTCCCTTCATTTTTAGATTCAGGAGCTTATGTCGTTCGCTCAACCTATCAACCTTGGATTTATAATTCTGTTGCTGGACTTGCGCTGGCAAGTAATGTTGCTGTGTTCTGTTACATGGTATATAAGTGGATCAAAACAAAACGAAATCCATATGCTGGAGAGATTTACACAGACTTAAGTGAATATAAATCGATAAAGGCTTTGGCAGAATCTTAA
- a CDS encoding cytochrome-c peroxidase has translation MEPPSDFFLSSLCPSGWKTEKGSCVINYQYINSLEKNGGLGQSLPNVKLDPKVIDLGRYLFFDPILSGDKQLSCAHCHHPAYSLSDGRKQSIGKDGTGYGPERKNGVVLKRSAPSLWNVLYMKHLFWEGRAANLEDQADGPLYSPDEMGSSPAIIESRLNENPFYQKMFRLAYGQKGTKISAELVVDAISSFERSLVSFSSRFDKWSTGDKEALSDEELLGYNVFRSFVARCAECHPPPMFTNNVFATIGVLDSGVRDYGRETITGQDLLRGSFRVPSLRNIAKTAPYMHAGNLETLEEVVNFYNEGGGRGNGAPSDLRIHWHVRKMGLSQNEITSLISFLKALTDESSMPKFPKSVPSGLPVALELESYHRSSKK, from the coding sequence GTGGAACCTCCTTCGGATTTTTTTCTTTCTTCGCTTTGTCCTTCTGGATGGAAAACCGAGAAAGGTTCCTGTGTTATAAATTATCAGTATATAAATTCCTTAGAAAAAAACGGTGGCTTAGGGCAATCTCTCCCCAATGTCAAACTAGATCCGAAGGTGATTGATTTAGGAAGGTACTTGTTTTTTGATCCTATCCTGTCTGGCGATAAACAGTTGTCATGTGCTCATTGCCATCACCCAGCCTATAGTTTATCGGATGGTAGAAAACAAAGTATTGGAAAAGATGGAACTGGGTATGGGCCGGAACGCAAAAATGGAGTGGTGTTAAAAAGGTCAGCACCAAGTTTGTGGAATGTTCTTTATATGAAACATTTGTTTTGGGAAGGGAGAGCCGCAAATTTGGAAGACCAAGCGGATGGCCCACTCTATTCTCCTGATGAAATGGGTAGTTCTCCTGCGATCATCGAATCACGATTAAATGAAAATCCTTTTTATCAAAAAATGTTTCGCCTAGCTTATGGCCAGAAAGGAACAAAAATTTCTGCAGAGCTAGTGGTTGATGCAATTTCTTCTTTTGAAAGATCACTTGTTTCATTTAGCAGTAGGTTTGATAAATGGTCGACTGGTGATAAAGAGGCACTTAGCGATGAAGAATTGTTAGGTTATAATGTATTTCGTTCTTTTGTTGCCAGATGTGCGGAATGCCATCCTCCACCAATGTTTACAAATAATGTTTTTGCTACCATTGGCGTTTTGGATTCGGGGGTCAGGGATTATGGTCGAGAAACCATAACCGGTCAAGATTTGCTTCGTGGTTCTTTTCGTGTTCCTAGTTTGAGGAATATAGCAAAAACAGCACCTTATATGCATGCTGGAAATTTGGAAACCCTTGAAGAAGTTGTAAATTTTTATAACGAAGGTGGTGGTAGGGGGAATGGTGCACCCAGCGACCTTCGAATTCATTGGCATGTTAGAAAAATGGGCCTTAGTCAAAATGAAATTACTTCTCTCATTTCTTTTCTAAAGGCATTGACTGATGAATCGAGTATGCCAAAATTTCCAAAGTCCGTACCATCAGGTTTACCAGTAGCACTTGAATTAGAATCATATCATCGGAGTTCCAAAAAGTAA
- a CDS encoding parallel beta-helix domain-containing protein, protein MEVREGESIQKAIDSLEKGDTVKVFPGIYHEFLFVDKTHFTLSGVIVNGKWPVLDGEAKLNDGVIGSGANFLIENFHIKNYKANGVMTQGAGNIIMRKLIVENTGIYGIYPTMGTNVVVEDTVSLGIADAAIYIGMCHNVDVRRNEVYGSVIGIEIENSTNVLIEGNTVYDNSAGIVAFALPGLPLKKVENVIIRKNFIFDNNHRNFAEPGALVAGVPPGIGIGVMAGDEVTIEGNIIRRNSFAGIGIGDNNLLPNSKSPDPDVEPNPDRNKVLENVFIDNGSRKWNDFISWIFYVIRVVFSGNPIPESPNGGKVGIFPEGYDIVASGKGKDNCLSSPDSVTKIGTSEYGICSPKESTEQIKTMIGDPKLGEAKSDARELGKQVFGAVCSGCHSMTLRTVGPPIKEIQDKYKKDVYGVVSFASMPKKVREGFIEMPSQKYLGNEKLTAVANYILNLKDEGSKGVVK, encoded by the coding sequence GTGGAAGTTCGTGAAGGGGAGTCGATTCAGAAGGCAATTGACTCGTTAGAAAAGGGAGATACCGTAAAAGTGTTTCCTGGAATCTATCACGAGTTTTTGTTCGTGGACAAAACTCATTTTACTCTATCGGGCGTGATTGTCAATGGCAAGTGGCCAGTGTTAGATGGAGAGGCAAAACTGAATGATGGTGTGATTGGGTCTGGTGCTAATTTTCTAATCGAAAATTTTCATATCAAAAACTATAAAGCAAATGGAGTGATGACCCAGGGTGCAGGTAATATCATTATGCGTAAACTCATTGTGGAAAATACAGGAATTTACGGAATTTATCCAACAATGGGAACTAACGTAGTCGTTGAAGATACAGTTAGTTTGGGAATTGCTGATGCGGCAATTTACATAGGGATGTGCCACAATGTCGATGTTAGACGAAATGAAGTATATGGTAGTGTTATTGGGATTGAAATCGAAAATTCAACAAATGTTCTAATTGAAGGGAATACTGTGTATGATAATTCGGCGGGAATCGTTGCTTTTGCTTTGCCAGGTCTTCCTTTAAAAAAAGTTGAGAATGTAATCATTCGGAAGAACTTTATATTTGATAATAATCATAGAAATTTTGCTGAACCGGGTGCTCTTGTTGCAGGTGTTCCTCCTGGGATAGGAATTGGTGTTATGGCTGGTGACGAAGTTACCATTGAAGGCAATATCATTCGTAGAAATAGTTTCGCCGGAATTGGAATTGGAGATAATAATTTACTTCCAAATTCAAAATCACCTGATCCAGATGTAGAACCAAATCCTGACCGCAACAAAGTCCTTGAAAACGTTTTTATTGATAATGGATCTCGGAAGTGGAACGATTTTATCTCTTGGATATTTTATGTGATACGAGTTGTATTTTCTGGTAATCCGATCCCTGAATCTCCTAACGGTGGGAAGGTGGGGATTTTCCCAGAAGGATACGATATTGTTGCTTCCGGGAAAGGAAAGGACAATTGTTTGTCCTCTCCTGATTCAGTAACAAAAATCGGAACTAGCGAATACGGGATTTGTTCACCAAAAGAATCCACTGAGCAAATCAAAACAATGATAGGTGACCCTAAGTTGGGAGAAGCTAAATCGGATGCTAGGGAGCTAGGGAAACAGGTGTTTGGTGCCGTGTGTTCTGGTTGTCACTCTATGACTCTTCGAACAGTAGGCCCTCCGATTAAGGAAATACAAGATAAATATAAAAAAGATGTATATGGCGTTGTTTCCTTTGCTTCTATGCCCAAAAAAGTTAGAGAAGGTTTTATTGAAATGCCTTCTCAAAAATATTTAGGAAACGAAAAGTTAACGGCAGTTGCTAATTATATTTTGAACTTGAAAGATGAAGGGTCCAAAGGGGTGGTAAAATAA
- a CDS encoding ankyrin repeat domain-containing protein produces MNAEKNLLQMNPFRGGLISIIRLFTPPILAFLLIVLVRYVSGDVSWKRNLLAVSFLCYYVAVSVLGTLRAASAVEDILGEEDVVEDKTSRMRRARHSVRVFFSLWFVGGVAILAGLYVGMNKSRWDMPIPLPSLQILSSIVWAILSSLLLQLMSFHRGIVLTKGGSTKGYIAQSISIYGFLIALFPIYFLLYAGNGKILNIPYLVAFTLPTNILLVYLIIKKYKSVLGILGENSELFFHPDIKFAAKKAFGVFFILFLLISLFFLDYSRRRKLLWIYSAKENHIFLFQVLHLTGVSVNEVDEHKYTPLFWAIQGGSLPFVKSIIEDGANLEATNEFGQTPLILAVLLQNEPIVKELVSLGSDPNMADTLEGQTPLILAARDGNFEIASFLLDKKANPSLKNKKGKSALDLALENGHLKIVDLLKSR; encoded by the coding sequence ATGAATGCAGAAAAAAACCTTCTTCAGATGAATCCGTTTCGTGGTGGGTTGATATCGATCATTCGTTTGTTCACACCACCCATATTAGCCTTTCTTCTAATCGTATTGGTTCGCTATGTTTCTGGTGATGTTTCTTGGAAACGCAATCTTTTGGCGGTTTCGTTTCTTTGTTATTATGTTGCCGTTTCAGTTTTGGGAACCTTACGTGCTGCCTCAGCAGTAGAGGATATCCTGGGAGAAGAAGACGTTGTGGAAGATAAAACGTCAAGAATGAGACGTGCCAGACATTCTGTTCGGGTTTTCTTTTCTCTTTGGTTTGTGGGTGGAGTAGCGATCCTTGCTGGATTGTATGTAGGGATGAATAAAAGTCGCTGGGATATGCCCATTCCACTTCCTTCGTTACAAATATTAAGTTCGATTGTTTGGGCGATTCTTTCTTCGTTATTATTACAACTAATGAGTTTTCATCGGGGCATTGTGCTTACAAAAGGTGGATCAACAAAAGGATATATTGCGCAAAGTATTTCGATTTATGGATTTCTCATTGCTCTGTTCCCAATTTATTTTCTGTTATATGCAGGGAATGGTAAAATTTTAAATATCCCGTATCTTGTGGCCTTCACGTTACCTACCAATATATTATTAGTTTATTTGATTATTAAAAAATATAAGTCTGTCTTAGGTATTCTTGGAGAAAATTCGGAATTATTTTTTCATCCTGACATTAAATTTGCCGCAAAAAAAGCCTTTGGAGTGTTTTTCATACTCTTTCTTCTTATCAGTTTATTCTTTTTGGATTATTCGCGAAGAAGGAAATTACTCTGGATTTATTCCGCTAAAGAAAACCATATTTTTCTATTTCAGGTTTTGCATTTAACTGGCGTTAGTGTTAATGAAGTGGATGAACATAAATACACACCACTTTTTTGGGCGATCCAAGGTGGGTCACTTCCATTTGTGAAGTCGATCATTGAAGATGGAGCAAATTTGGAAGCAACCAATGAGTTTGGTCAAACTCCATTGATTCTTGCTGTATTACTTCAAAATGAACCCATTGTGAAGGAATTGGTTTCTTTGGGATCTGACCCTAACATGGCCGATACACTGGAGGGACAAACTCCTTTGATTTTAGCAGCCCGGGATGGGAATTTTGAAATCGCATCATTTCTTTTAGATAAAAAAGCAAATCCATCGCTTAAAAATAAAAAAGGTAAATCAGCATTGGACTTAGCTTTAGAAAACGGACATCTTAAGATCGTCGATTTACTTAAAAGCCGATAA
- a CDS encoding alpha/beta fold hydrolase, with product MKTFILLHGSYHGAWNWHKIVPLLQQLGHQAISIDMPGHGLDRKKIHSTTLNDYVNKNTRGDPSCRRQSDFTCPQPKRNCHFKSC from the coding sequence ATGAAAACATTTATTTTACTACATGGTTCTTACCACGGTGCTTGGAATTGGCATAAAATAGTTCCGTTATTACAACAACTTGGACACCAAGCGATAAGCATTGATATGCCTGGGCATGGACTAGACAGAAAGAAAATACATTCAACAACACTTAATGACTATGTGAACAAAAACACTAGAGGTGATCCAAGCTGTCGAAGGCAAAGTGATTTTACTTGCCCACAGCCGAAACGGAATTGTCATTTCAAGAGTTGCTGA
- the modA gene encoding molybdate ABC transporter substrate-binding protein — protein MKRIKLFLFSLFVLTSAVFSEKREIKSNHPNEDTEITVAVAANFKNPMEEIRASFLKQNPKYKVTIIWGASGQLTSQIRSGAPVDLFLSADMDFPEALYKEGFSKNQPKVYAIGKLILMSQMGKNKSNSIQELLVNENTKYIAIANPKTAPYGRAAIESLEYFGIYEKVKDKLVFGESITQVNQFISTGSADFGFTSLSTALSKENTNQFWLNVDPLSYTPIHQGVIIIEINKNRSKEEIKLSHKFFEYLFSKEVHRILSVYGYTAPPL, from the coding sequence ATGAAACGTATCAAATTATTTTTATTTAGTTTGTTTGTCCTAACAAGTGCTGTCTTTTCAGAAAAACGGGAAATAAAATCCAATCATCCCAATGAAGATACAGAAATTACAGTGGCAGTTGCTGCGAATTTTAAAAATCCAATGGAAGAAATTCGGGCCTCATTTTTAAAACAAAACCCAAAATATAAGGTCACAATCATTTGGGGTGCTTCAGGCCAACTCACAAGTCAAATTCGAAGTGGTGCACCCGTCGATTTATTTTTATCTGCTGATATGGATTTTCCAGAAGCATTGTATAAAGAAGGTTTTAGCAAAAACCAACCCAAAGTTTATGCCATTGGAAAATTGATACTCATGTCACAAATGGGAAAAAATAAATCGAATTCGATTCAAGAACTTTTGGTTAATGAGAATACTAAGTATATAGCAATCGCTAATCCAAAAACTGCACCATATGGTAGGGCAGCGATTGAATCGCTAGAATATTTTGGAATTTATGAAAAGGTAAAGGATAAACTTGTGTTTGGTGAAAGTATCACCCAAGTAAACCAATTTATATCCACAGGATCTGCCGATTTTGGTTTTACATCACTTTCGACTGCTCTTTCTAAAGAGAATACAAACCAATTTTGGTTAAATGTAGATCCTTTATCTTACACACCGATCCACCAAGGTGTAATCATCATAGAAATAAATAAAAACCGATCAAAGGAAGAAATCAAATTATCCCACAAATTTTTCGAATACTTATTTTCTAAAGAAGTTCATCGTATACTCTCTGTATATGGAT